A stretch of Paludisphaera borealis DNA encodes these proteins:
- a CDS encoding FAD-binding oxidoreductase, with the protein MNRDEEAGWPEAPGAGPLGDGRWATETLHPRTVDEVCEVVRGQAEAGRAIYPQGGRTALHYGRPPGRPGAAIDVTGLNQVIDYPHADMTITIQAGATVAALRSILGEHRQRLLIDVPQADRATLGGVYATNASGPRRFGLGRPRDQIIGVSFVTSEGVAVKGGGRVVKNVAGYDFPKLLTGSMGTLGVITQLTLKVRPLPEASALVWLRVPDVGRIDALLAAFDTSATRPVAIELLNPAASRIIGGAAGAAADSWVLAVGLEDGVDSVNWQIDRLGTDFGGLDFEVFRDAGSESLWSALIEFQAGEPGPIGCVANLRPSRVAAFVGDLDPERWAVQAHAGNGVVRMQAIGECTEDQAAREIDARRAAAVRDGGNLIVARCPTAWKDRLRVWGEPRADWALARRVKQALDPRGLMNPGRFVGDI; encoded by the coding sequence TTGAATCGAGACGAAGAGGCCGGATGGCCCGAGGCCCCCGGGGCCGGTCCGCTCGGCGACGGCCGCTGGGCGACCGAGACGTTGCATCCCCGGACGGTGGACGAGGTCTGCGAGGTCGTGCGCGGTCAGGCGGAAGCCGGTCGAGCCATCTATCCCCAAGGTGGGAGGACGGCACTCCACTACGGCCGTCCCCCGGGCCGACCGGGCGCGGCGATCGACGTCACGGGCTTGAACCAGGTGATCGACTACCCCCACGCCGACATGACGATCACGATCCAGGCGGGGGCGACCGTCGCGGCGTTGCGCTCGATCCTGGGCGAGCACCGCCAGCGGCTCTTGATCGACGTCCCCCAGGCCGATCGGGCCACGCTCGGGGGCGTCTACGCGACCAACGCCAGCGGGCCGCGACGCTTCGGTCTGGGGCGTCCGCGCGACCAGATCATCGGCGTCTCGTTCGTGACCTCCGAAGGGGTCGCGGTCAAAGGGGGCGGCCGCGTCGTCAAGAACGTCGCCGGCTACGACTTCCCGAAGCTCCTGACCGGCTCGATGGGGACGCTCGGGGTCATCACCCAATTGACCCTCAAAGTCCGGCCGCTCCCTGAAGCCTCGGCCCTCGTCTGGCTACGCGTCCCGGACGTCGGCCGGATCGACGCGCTGCTCGCGGCTTTCGACACGTCGGCGACCCGGCCCGTCGCGATCGAGCTGCTCAATCCGGCCGCCTCGCGAATCATTGGCGGAGCGGCGGGCGCCGCGGCCGACTCGTGGGTCCTGGCCGTCGGCCTGGAGGACGGCGTCGATTCCGTCAACTGGCAGATCGACCGCCTCGGAACGGACTTCGGGGGACTCGATTTCGAGGTTTTCCGGGACGCCGGGTCGGAGTCTCTCTGGTCGGCTCTGATCGAGTTCCAGGCCGGTGAGCCGGGGCCGATCGGCTGCGTCGCCAACCTGAGACCTTCGCGAGTCGCCGCGTTCGTCGGCGATCTCGACCCCGAACGATGGGCCGTCCAGGCGCACGCCGGCAACGGCGTCGTCCGGATGCAGGCGATCGGGGAATGCACCGAGGATCAGGCCGCTCGCGAGATCGACGCGCGCCGGGCCGCGGCCGTCCGCGACGGCGGCAACCTGATCGTCGCCCGTTGTCCGACCGCTTGGAAAGACCGCCTGCGCGTCTGGGGCGAGCCTCGGGCCGACTGGGCGCTGGCCCGGC
- a CDS encoding FAD-linked oxidase C-terminal domain-containing protein, with product MSATAAQPATASTASRLLADLRAVVGPENILNHHDELLVYECDGYVIEKKVPDVVVFPTSTEHVVAIVKVCNAHDVPFVPRGAGTSLAGGTLPVGGGVMICLTRMKRILEINARDRYAIVEPGAVNVWLTRALAGTGVHFAPDPSSQTACTIGGNVATNAGGPHTLKYGVTVNHVRGVEIVLPDASVVQIGGVAEDDPGYDLTGLVVGSEGTFGIVTKVIVGLTRNPEGGRTLLGVFDSVESATEAVSGIIAAGIVPAALEMLDNIMVRAVEDAFHFGFPVEAGAVLIMEVDGVEAAMDREAQAITEVVHAHGGKVDKAIAWRTRKEPEYMAIWKSRKSAFGAIGRVSPTFCTQDGVVPRTMLPNILRFMEGVSKRYDIRIANVFHAGDGNIHPILMFDERDPDQVKRVLEASHEILEECIRLGGSVTGEHGIGVEKMAMMPKLFTPDDLAAMAAVRDAFNPDGRCSPSKLLPTGGHCIERASPGRRASA from the coding sequence ATGTCCGCGACCGCCGCACAACCAGCGACCGCCTCGACGGCTTCTCGGCTGCTCGCCGATTTGAGGGCCGTCGTGGGACCAGAGAACATTCTGAATCATCACGACGAGCTGCTGGTCTACGAGTGCGACGGCTACGTGATCGAGAAGAAGGTTCCCGACGTGGTCGTCTTCCCGACGTCCACCGAGCACGTCGTCGCGATTGTCAAGGTCTGCAACGCGCATGACGTTCCGTTCGTTCCGCGAGGCGCGGGAACCAGCCTCGCCGGGGGGACGCTCCCGGTCGGCGGCGGGGTGATGATCTGCCTGACCCGGATGAAGCGCATCCTCGAAATCAACGCCCGCGACCGGTACGCGATCGTCGAGCCGGGCGCGGTCAACGTCTGGCTGACCCGGGCGCTGGCGGGGACCGGCGTCCATTTCGCGCCCGATCCGTCGAGCCAGACGGCCTGCACGATCGGCGGCAACGTGGCGACCAACGCCGGCGGGCCGCACACGCTCAAGTACGGCGTGACCGTCAACCACGTCCGGGGCGTCGAGATCGTCCTGCCCGACGCCTCGGTCGTCCAGATCGGCGGCGTGGCCGAGGACGATCCCGGCTACGACCTGACCGGGCTCGTGGTCGGCAGCGAGGGGACCTTCGGGATCGTCACCAAGGTGATCGTCGGCCTGACCCGCAATCCCGAAGGGGGCCGGACGCTCCTCGGCGTCTTCGACAGCGTCGAGTCGGCCACCGAGGCCGTCAGCGGGATCATCGCCGCCGGCATCGTTCCCGCCGCGCTCGAGATGCTCGACAATATTATGGTCCGGGCCGTCGAGGATGCGTTCCACTTCGGCTTCCCGGTAGAGGCCGGCGCGGTGCTCATCATGGAGGTCGACGGCGTCGAGGCCGCGATGGACCGCGAGGCCCAGGCCATCACCGAGGTCGTCCACGCCCACGGCGGGAAGGTTGACAAGGCGATCGCCTGGCGGACCCGCAAGGAGCCCGAGTACATGGCGATCTGGAAGAGCCGCAAGTCGGCCTTCGGCGCCATCGGCCGCGTCAGCCCGACGTTCTGCACCCAGGACGGCGTCGTCCCCCGGACGATGCTGCCAAACATTCTCCGATTCATGGAAGGCGTGTCGAAGCGGTACGACATCCGCATCGCCAACGTCTTTCACGCCGGCGACGGCAACATCCACCCGATCCTCATGTTCGACGAGCGCGATCCCGACCAGGTCAAACGCGTGCTCGAGGCCAGCCACGAGATCCTCGAAGAGTGCATCCGCCTGGGGGGCAGCGTCACCGGCGAGCACGGGATCGGCGTCGAGAAGATGGCCATGATGCCCAAGCTGTTCACCCCGGACGACCTCGCGGCGATGGCCGCCGTCCGCGACGCCTTCAATCCCGACGGCCGTTGCAGCCCGTCGAAGCTGCTGCCGACCGGCGGCCATTGCATCGAGCGCGCAAGCCCCGGCCGCCGGGCCTCGGCCTGA
- a CDS encoding glycosyltransferase encodes MDASSRGATPGARISEFTASASASVTSEDLPPALQGLRVALVHDWLTGMRGGEKCLEVLCRAFPRATLYTLIHRKGSTSPAIESMAIRTSPLQGVPGVFRYYRHLLPLMPAAAGRWKLKNVDLVVSLSHCVAKSVQAPPGVPHVCYCFTPMRYAWQGREAYLESWSDRPIRRVMARSLLNRLRDWDRDTSKRVSDFVAISETIRDRIAGCYHRDSHVIPPPVDTDFYDPAPDPTPREDFYLIVSALVPYKRVDQAIDACNRSGRRLVIIGAGPERARLEALAGPTVTFLGWQSDQSIRDHYRRCRALIFPGEEDFGIVPVEALACGAPVIALRRGGVAETVDDAFGRLYPEPTADALGAAVDGWEADGRPHDPALARRRAELYSLPVFRRRLLDLLADVASGNGRPSGIPRPHIAAQPAPRSHPRRVHG; translated from the coding sequence ATGGACGCCAGCAGCCGCGGGGCGACGCCCGGCGCGAGAATTTCCGAGTTCACGGCTTCGGCTTCGGCTTCGGTCACGTCCGAAGACCTCCCGCCGGCGCTTCAGGGATTGCGGGTCGCCCTCGTCCACGACTGGCTGACCGGCATGCGCGGCGGCGAGAAATGCCTGGAAGTGCTCTGTCGAGCCTTCCCCCGCGCCACGCTCTATACGCTGATCCACCGCAAGGGCTCGACGAGCCCCGCCATCGAGTCGATGGCGATCCGGACGTCGCCGCTTCAGGGCGTGCCGGGGGTGTTCCGCTACTACCGGCACCTGCTGCCGCTCATGCCCGCCGCGGCCGGCCGGTGGAAGCTCAAAAACGTCGACCTCGTCGTCAGCCTGAGCCACTGCGTCGCGAAATCGGTGCAGGCGCCGCCGGGCGTGCCGCACGTCTGCTATTGCTTCACGCCGATGCGATACGCCTGGCAGGGGCGCGAAGCCTACCTGGAAAGCTGGTCGGACCGGCCGATCCGGCGCGTGATGGCCCGGTCGCTGCTCAACCGCCTGCGCGACTGGGACCGCGACACCTCGAAGCGCGTCAGCGACTTCGTGGCGATCTCCGAGACGATCCGCGACCGGATCGCCGGCTGTTACCACCGCGACAGCCACGTCATTCCGCCGCCGGTCGACACCGACTTCTACGACCCGGCCCCCGACCCGACGCCGCGTGAAGACTTCTACCTCATCGTCTCGGCCCTCGTCCCCTACAAGCGGGTCGATCAGGCGATCGACGCCTGCAACCGATCGGGGCGACGGCTCGTGATCATCGGCGCGGGGCCGGAACGGGCGCGGCTGGAAGCGCTCGCCGGACCGACCGTGACGTTCCTGGGGTGGCAGTCGGACCAATCCATCCGCGACCACTACCGGCGGTGTCGGGCGTTGATTTTCCCGGGTGAGGAAGACTTCGGGATCGTGCCCGTCGAGGCCCTCGCCTGCGGCGCGCCGGTGATCGCGCTGAGGCGTGGAGGCGTGGCCGAGACCGTCGACGACGCCTTCGGCCGGCTGTATCCGGAACCCACGGCCGACGCCCTAGGCGCGGCCGTCGACGGCTGGGAGGCCGATGGTCGTCCTCATGACCCGGCCCTCGCCCGCCGCCGCGCCGAGCTTTACTCGCTGCCGGTCTTCCGGCGGCGGCTGCTCGATTTGCTCGCCGATGTGGCGTCGGGGAACGGCCGCCCGAGCGGCATCCCCCGTCCCCACATCGCCGCTCAGCCCGCGCCGAGGAGTCATCCCCGGCGCGTTCACGGCTGA